TtcatttgcattaaaatatttttatcagttatttttattatttttttttctttactttttctgccttttcttgagccgctcccatggcataaggaggttcccaggctaggggtcgaatcggagctgtagccaccagcctacaccacagccacagcaacgccagatccgagctgcgtctgcgacccatcccatagctcacggcaatgctggatccttaacctactgagcaaggccagggatcgaacccgcaacctcatggttcctagttggatttgttaaccactgtgccacgatgggaactcctattagttattttttaaggtgatgtttgtttaaaaaatattttgaccaCTGAAAAGGAGTATATACTTCAGATACTTTTTCATTCACTTATGAAATCATACTTTTATTTTAGCAGTTCTGTTAATATCTAATGATCATGCAGAAGAGAATGATCTAAATAGGTATAAAATATTTCGGTCCATACTTCCATGTGCACaattcaaaattatttacataaaagATAACTTCCCACTTCCTGAGTTATTAGTGTACAGTGTAAGCTTAAATtaacaaattattagaaataacTGCAGAGTTTCTTTTGTACAttataaaatctaatttttattaaaatatttgaattacacaactcatatttttaaagcatcttttttttcattaatactGAGTATTTTGATTTGAAGATTTATAGCCAAAATTTTGTAATTCTTTATTACCAAtaactttggtttttttaaatttattttttattgttattttccccaacaccttttttttttccactgtgcagcatggggccccagttacacatacatgtatacaaaattttttttcccattgtcatgctgtgttgtaagtatctagacacagttctcagtgctacacagcaggatctcattgttaatacattccaagagcaatagtttgcattcattaacctcaagctcccaaaccctcccaccccctctccctccctccctgggcaaccacaagtctattctccaagtccatgattttcttttctgcggagaGGTTCATTTCTgcatatatattagattccagatataagtgatatcatacggtatttgcctttctaacttacttcactcaggatgagagtccctagttccatccatgttgctgtaaatagcattattttgttcttttttatggctgagtagtattccattgtgtatatctaccacatcttcctaatccaatcatctgtcggggACATtaaggttctttccatgtcttggctattgtgaatagaagcatcttttattctttaaaaattatttttggagttcctgttgtggcacagtggaaacaaatctgactaataaccatgaggttgggggttcgatccctggccttgctcagtgggttggggatcttgcattgctgtgagttgtggtgtaggttgcagacatggcttggatcgtgagtggcagtggctgtggctatggcgtaggccagcagctatagctccaatttgacccctaacctgggaacctccatatgccgcaagtgtggccccaaaaagcaaaaatattttcacatctaTTACCTAATTGAAGCAGctcatttataaaaacattttcatccaCATGAATcaaacttgagaaaaaaagacaaaccttGATCATCCAAATACTAATCCGTGAGATAGCAAATGATAGTGGTAATGATGGGGTAAGTGAATTTAATCTGGAGAATCCTCTTGTTGGGAGCAAGAGAGGGCAGTTCTTAAGcattataaaataaacttttcttattttcactgaGCTTGTGCTCAATCCTTTAAAGTCCTAGCAACTTCAGTTTGGATTTGGTTGGGTTTGCTTTACTGGGGTAGCATTTACCACTTTCTCTCATTTCTGCCTAATCTTTATTGTATTGTCAGGCTCCTGCAAACGTATGGAGATGTTTTTCCTAAAATGTACAAAGAACCAAGATGTTTCAGTAGGCGGGGCCGAGAGGTGGCTGGTTTGGGCAGTCTCTGAAAGAAGTAGACTGCTGTTCCATCCCTAAGGCGCTGGCATTGAAGGGGGGCTTGAAAACAGAAGCAGATACTGTGCTGGTGCCAGGCAGAGACAGCAAAAGCAGGTGACATCCTGCATTAACCCCCGCACAAAGTGCATTTTATACTTGGCAATTCAGTTCTTTTATAAAATCCCATTAAGTGCCAGTTAGGAAGATGTAGTTACAGTTTATCTTAAAAGGACTGGAACTATCAGTTGCTTATTAATATAATCAGAACCTCTTTCCACTATAAACCTTTAGATAAAACATAACaataataatgcaaaaataaTCTAAAACAGATGTAATTGTCCACAGACTTTGTTGGCATTCTTGAACATCATGTTTCAATATTCTGCATTCTTTATGGAGAAAGTGAAGCACAATCCCGGTATTGAAAAGAAAGGCAGAAGTCACAGCAGGCACCTAAAAACTCCATGTGCATCACACAGCTATTTACACGTAATCCTTCAGGCTGTATGCTGAATTGTCCTCTGGCTGCGAGATGGGGATATGTTGCTGCTTGGATGGGTAGAGCAAAGCTTCTGCGCTCTTTTTCACACAAGATGTGCAGAAAATCAGGCCAGAGATAAACAGCAGcatggcggaaatgaatccgatgtAGACCGCTCCTCCGGGTTCATGTTTGTTGCTTTCTGGGACCGTCAGATCCAGAAAGTTGGCAATGATCTCCTTGGTGTACCACACTGTGGGTGTGAGGCTGGAGATGCCCGCAGACACGAGGCAGACGCCTCCAGCAAAACAGGTGTGACTCTTGCTTTCCCTGTCCCCGCCTAAGCGAGTGCACTTCATCCCCACTGTGGAAGTGCAGATCCCCAGAGCAGACAGAACGCAGGCCAGCACCATGGCGGCCCGCGCGGCCTGCACGTGGGTGGGGAGGCCCAGGACGGAGTCCTTCAGGGAGCAGCTGAACATCCCAGTGCTGTACCACGTGCAGTCCATCCACAGCCCTTGCAGCTGCACGATGGCCGTGATGATGTTGGAGCCCGCATCCACGTTCACCTTCCAGTTGGGCAGCAAAGTGGCCGTGAGGACCCCAGAGACCCCAGATAAGGCCAGGGCGAAAGCGAGGAGCTGGAGACCCGCCGAAGCCATGACATCACCGTTACCTTTGTCCTCCTAGAAAATCCTGGTGGCCCTGACTGTAGCTGTTTCTGCACAGTAGAGAACCAAGTAACAAAAGGCTGCGGAGAGAAGACAAAGTCGGgctggaaagaatgaaagaaacaaacaaaaggactCCTATACACAGTGGGGGCTGAGAACACAGCTGAATAGGCCCTGGTAGTGGGCGAGGACACTGCTTCCCAGGGGAGAAGCTCACGCCGGGCCCCCTGAGGCTACCATTCTCCTGATGATGGTGGTGCTTGGCATGGCACAAAGGAAAGGGCTCTCCACCTTGTTCCTTATTTAAAACTTCAGCTGTGCTCAAGTAGTCTGTAGGAGAGCATGTTCCTTGTTCGGAGACTGAAGTCTTACCAAATTGCAGCTGTAGGATATCTGATAAAAGAGTTTTAACAGTATCAcaggtttttaaaacattttgtttctaaTTAAAATACCCTATAGGTCTTATGGAAGAATAGTCTAAACCTACCTGTTAAAAAtgacttataaatatatattagaaaagcTTTAAGTTAttcaaaaaatgattttatttaaaaaaaaaatgtattaatggagttcccgtctggctcagcagaaacaaatctcacttgcatccatgagaacgcaggttcaatccctggccttgctcaatgggttgaggatccagcgttgccatgagctgtggtgtaggtcgcagacgcagctcagatcccacatggctgtgcctgtgctgtaggctggcatctgcagctctcatctgacccctagcctgggaacttccatatgctgcgccatgggtgcagtcctaaggaagaaggaaaaaaaaaaaaaaaaagatatatattaagGACCCATCATGTGGCAATCACAGGCCCCAGGCGAGCTGTTGAAGGAGCAGAGAAATCGAAGGCACTGCCATGATTATCTCTAATTTCCAGTTTGTAAAATCCTCACCTCAGTGAGCAGTTGTTCCTTTCAGGTAGAAGTTACTCAAAACTGATACAATTAAGCCACTGTCATCTTGGCTTATGAGAACATGAGATGCTTTCTAGTTGGGACCAGAATAATTTCCTGACCCAAATTAGGTAGTCTGCTGCAAAACCGGTTATTCTAAACAATTCAGAAGAAGTGACATAGAATCTTAAAGTACATTCCAGAAATAACCACATCATTAGCTGTATGTGAGTACCAGCAATAGCGTATACttttttcctccatccctccctcctttccgtCCTTCCAGGGGAAGCATACCACTTAACCTTGTGGCCTGTTGTGTTTTAATCTGGCAGTACTTGCTGCCTTCTTTCAGGGAAATAGAATGATTCTGAAATACAGCAATACTGGCATTTTTGtgtttctgaattaatttttgaatgatAAATTAGAATGGCTCTATCATGATTCATTAGTATTTCACCAAAGGCAATATCAGCTCTGAATCTAGGGCATTTAGGTCAAATCATGGCTTTCCagaactctctgtgcctcaatatCCTTTTCTAGAAAATGGGGAGGATTGTAGTATCTGCATCATGGAGTTAAATGTGTTCATGTATTTTCAAGGTTTCAAACAGTATCTAACCCATAGAAAGTACTTAGTAAGTTATAATTGACGTTAttactagtattttttaaatttatgtcacGTGGCAATTGATATTTAatgacatttgggttattttcataGCATCCTAGAGCTGAAAGAGACCATAGAGGCAATCTTGGCCATCATCATTGTTTCAGATTAAGACAGTGAGGCAGTAAATCAGTCTACACCACACAGGTCTCAGCAGCTGGTGGGCAGTGCCCAGATCCTCCCCTTGtcttcccacctccctccaccccacaccCCTTCCCCCTCGTCCATAGTAATTCCTGGCAAAATCATCCTGGAGGCTTCCCATGGGAAGCAGGGGAAAACGCTACATCTGGGGGCAAACAGCATGTTAACTATCAAACTTCACTCGTTGccttttttagcaaaaaaaaaaaaaaaaaaaagactccagagGATATTAATAGTGCAGATTAGCAAACAGCTTAGCTTCCGAGACTCGCCAAGGAGGTTGATGCCTGGCTTTTGTGAAGTTGAAGGAACATGAATCCATGCCTGTGTTACCTTTAATAGAGTTACATAGTTTAAAATAGTTATAACATTGATTCCCCGAGAGGTTAAGTCCTGGGCTGTCTGAATCCCGTTATTCTGTTTTTGTTCGTCATCTTAAAATGTCAGTTCCACAGTTTTgggagatttttatttccttgagatTTTGGATTCTCAGGGTCAGTTTTGATCTAAGCATCAGAGTGCTTAGGCTTTGCCTGCCATCatacagttcattctttttttttctctgttatccaaatttattttcatatctgaGACCAATATAGAACAAAAGTTAAAGtttctgggggggaaaaaaatgaagcaccTGTTTAGAATTTCATAATAGCTGTTTTCAGGTTTGGGTTTAGCATTTCAGGCTCCAGCCAGCTCCCTCAATTACTGCCTTCACAGACCATTTTCGGCTTAGGGGATTCTTCAAGAGCGAGGCTGCTGTTAGCATTCCCTAAGagcatctcatttcttttttccctttggttgaGTAATTTTTATGTGTTGATCCGTCTATGCTCAGCTTCCCAATTATAACTCTTTTCTTCCCATTAACCAATACATTTTTATGAATTCCAGTGTAATTCAGGCTTGCAGACAGCTTGTTCATCTTAATTAACAAGTGCTGGCAATGATCAATTACAGACGGCCACAATCAGCGTAAACAGTGTGACCCTGCATTCTCTTAGCTCAGGGCTGACTTACTACTGAATATTCCTCTGCATAGAGAACTTACGCAGAATGAATTTGTTCTCCAAAATGAAGGTCACTCTTCTCTTGCTTTTGTAAAAATATCCTGGCATCTCAGCTAGATTGTACtgaggtcttttttgtttttcctttcttcctctctagcCGAAAGCTTGGTACAGTTTGTGTCCTGTTCTCTCAAATTTCTATCTCATAGAGAATAAAGACATACTTTGTTTCAGTGGTTATGGTGGTAAAAATACTGCGAAAGTAAGCAGAAGCAAAGGGGTCACATTTAAAAACTTTGTTCTGAAGAGCACCTTTCTCATAGTTCTAAAATCCGTTGCATATAGAATAAAGTCTGTAATGTTAAATTTACCAGCTATTACCCAATGAAAGTCTGaattggatttcattaaaatgtgaAGTCAGTTTTCCAGACAAGATTTATTTATATCGAAACTAATACGTAAAAACAGATTTACAACTTACTATTCTAAGTTATACTTGCAGATCCATATGTAGGTCTCAAAGCATTATAGAAGCTTCTGGTTTTCCGTACCTTTTGTCAGTTGCCTTCCATGTCTTAACTCTTCTGTCAGCTTCTTCAAACGAACCCCAGTGAGATACGGTGAAGTGAAACCACATCCATGAGGCCTGGTTCACAGCGTCTGAGTCTTAGTGATAAAGCTCCAACAAGTTAACTTGCAGATAGCAAATAAAGAGCAACATAGAACTCTGAGGGGTGAAAACTGCTGATAGTGCTAGAAGATAAATACCAGGTTCTCCATCTCATTTTTTGAGCTGTGGGAGAATTAAGAACCAAGAggcggggaagggagggagttgTTGTTACAACAGGATTTGTCGAAACCTGAAAGCTGAAAATGCTTTTGTGTTGCTGTACACAGAGGAGGAATTATTTGGGTGCTCATaaaaaggctttcttttcttttaatactaTGTTTTAGTCCatagttataatttatttttgaatttttatctatGTTGGAAGATAGAATTTATTATGTCTCCAGTTAAAGAATGTggtctgaaatatttttaaccgGATCGTGCTTTGCAAATGATAATTAAGTGAGACTCTTTTTTTATTCTGGTGCTTCTGACTTGTCTGAAATCAAGATTCACAAAACTggtaactttgaaaataaacattcagaagacagtgttttatatatattttaataaaggtaaaaagaaaacccagaaacaacTGTTGACTAGAATCTGATCAGTAAACCTTTCAAGTATGTGGGgggtattgaatttttttctagccTTTCCACTGAGAAAGATTTCTGGagtataatttaataaattaaagcttttagaaaagtaaagaaattacACCAAAATAATGTATGAAACATATTGGATGAAACTGAAGTCAAACACTGAGGTCCTAGACCATGAGTAATGGTACAGACATATTTCATCTTCATCTACTTCgggttctcattttttttttatccttggtATTTTCAGTGCTACGACCTTATACATTAATAGCCACTATAGAGAAAGGAAGgtaattttttaattggatgtTTATAAAGTTTTACAACTAATATGCAAATGGCCATGTTAGATGTTAGCCATTTCTTTAAAAGCTATGTATACTAAAAACGCATGTTACAAGTATCTGgatttttcgttttgttttgttttaatattttctaagtctGGCATTTAGTGagatatatattgttttcttctcttagaaatgtaatgtatttggatttgttttttagCCATAGTGTtgtaattttaatatgtaattatttGATTTCATGGAGATAGACAATTCTTTGTGTAAATACTGGaggaggaattcccttcatggctcagcagaagcaaatctgactagcatccattaggatgcaggttcgatccctggcctcgctcggtgggataaggatccagcattgccgtgaaggtcatatgtggctcagatctggagtttttgtggctgtgatgtaggccagcagctgtagctcagattgacccctaacctggaaacctccatatgtaggtacagccctaaaaagcaaaaaaaaaaaaaaaaaatactggatgaAGTAGGGTTGAATTTCAGGCCCTAACATTAATAGCATTTTTTGTTATTACCAGTGTATCGGGAAATGTGCCAGATCCCTTTAGTGTCTTGGCTTGTGTCGCCCCTGCCATGGTTGCAGTGCAGACTTATCTCTGCTGCGGCTACTGGTGGCAGGTGGAGGGACCAGTCTCCTCCCAATCTGACCTCCAACACAGTGCATCTCACTGAAGATAAATGGGTTAAGCATGCTTTAAGGTacattgctattttcttttttttaactcaatgaattttattacatttatagttgtacaatagtcatcacaacctaattttcccagttttatagcatttccatccaaaacccgCAGCACATCCCCTTGTCTCCTTTGGagtccataagtttttcaagaCCTGTGAGACCATATctactctgcaaagaagttcattgtgtcatttttttttttttagattccacatgtaagtgacagaatatgacattggtgtctcactaacttcacttagcatgataatttataagtccatccatgttgctgcaaatgctattatttccttttaatggctgagtaatattccattgtgtatatatgtaccaccttgtctttatccactcctctgtcggtggacatctaggttgtttccatgccttggctattgtatagagtgctgcaatgaacactggagtgcatgtatcttttcttttttccttttattttttgtctttttgccatttcttgggccgctcccatggcatatggaggttcccaggctaggggctgaatcagagccatagcaacaccagatccgagcctcatctgtaacctacagcacagctcacggcaacaccagatccttaacccactgagcaaagccagggctcaaacccacaacctcatggttcctagtcggatttgttaaccactgagccacgaagggaactccaaggagtgcatatatctttttaagtcatggttttctctggatagatgcccaggagtaggactgctggatcaaatggtaattctatttttagtttttttaggactctccatactgttttccgcagtggttgcaccagttttcattcccaccaacagtgtaatagggttcccttttctccacaccctctccagcatttgtattctttttgatgctggccattctggctggtgtaaggtggtacctcatagtggttttgatttgtattcctctaataatgactgatgttggacatcttttcttgtgttttttggccatctgtatgcctttggagaattgtctgtttagatcttctgcccattttttgatggggttgtttgtgggttttttttttttttttttggtattgagctataggaggtatttataaattttagagattaatcccttgtcagtcgcttcatttgcaaatattttctcccattctgtgggctgtctttgtgttttgtttagggtttcctttgctgtgcagaaacttctaagtttaattgggtcccattgtttgtttttgtttttgttgtcattactctaggtggtgggtctgagaagatactgctgtggtttctGTCGAAGAGTGTTCGGCCtatcttttcctctaagagttttatagtgtctggtcttttatctaggtctttaatccatttcgagtttatttttgtgtatggcattaggaagtgttctaatttcgctcttttacatgtggctgtccagttttcccagcaccacttattgaagggaatgtcttttctcctttgtgtattcttgcctcctttgtcatagattagttggctgtaggtgcgtgggtttaattctgggctctctatcctgttccactgatctatctatatttctgtctttgtgctaataccatacagttttggtgactgtagctttgtagtatagtctgaggtgtaagggagcctgattcctccagctccatttttatttcttagaatgGTTTTGGCtgttctaggtcttttgtgctttcaaacaaactttaaaatattttgttctagttctgtggaaaatgtccttggtactttaatagggattgtactgaatctgtagattgccctgggtatagtcattttgataatcttGATTCTTCTAGTCcgagagcatggtatgtctttccatctgtttgtgtcatctttgatttctttcatgagcatcttttagttttcagagtacaggtcttttgtcaccttaggtaggtttattcccaagtattttattctttttgatgtgatggtaaatgggattgtttccctaatttctctttcttttctttcctctttagtatataaaaatgcagtcgatatctgtgtgttaattttgtatcctgcgattttgccagattcattgatgagctctaaaagttttctggtagcatttttagggttttctaggtatatcatgtcatctgcaaatagtgatagttttacttcttcctatccaatttggattccttgtatttctttttcttccctgattgctgtggctaggacttccaaaactgtgttgaatagtgGTGgcgagagtgaacatccttgtcttgttcgtGATCTCAGTGGgtattctttcaggttttcaccactgcgaatgatgttagctctgggtttgtgaTACATGCCTTTATTATGTAGGTAGGTTCTCTCTGctcccactttctggagggtttttatcagaaatggctgttggattttgtagaaggttttttctgcatctattgagaggatcatatggttttaattcttcagtttgttaatgtggtgtatcacactgatcgatttgcagatattgaagaatccttgcatccctgggataaatcccacttgatcatgatgtacaatttttttaatgtattgttgggttcGGTtggctagtgttttgttgaggatttttgcatctatgttcattagtgaaattggcctgtaattttctttttttgtggtgtctttggttttggtatcgaggtgatagtggcctcatagaatgagtttgggagtgtccctttctctgcaattttttggaatagttttagaaggataggtcttattatctcttctctaaatgtttgatagaatttgcctatgaagccatctggtcctggacttttgtttcttggaagtttttaatcacagtttcaacttcattacttgtgattggtccattcatcttttctattttgtctttgtttagtCTTGGgaaattgtacttttctaagaatatgtccatttcttctaggttgaacattttattggcatatagttgcttgtagtgtCTTATGAAcctttgtatttccatggtgtctgttgtaacttctcctttttcatttcttattttattgatttgagtcctctctttttttcttgatgagtctggctaagggtttgtcaattttgttgatcctttcCAAGAACCAgcatttagtttcattgatcttttctgtgcttttctttgtttctatttcattgatttctgctctgacctttatgatttctttccttctgctaactttaggacttgtctgttcctctctctagctgctttagatgtaaagttagattgtttatttgagcttttcttaCTTCCTGAGGTAATcgtgtattgctataaacttccctcttagaactgcttttgctgtatctcatagcttttggattgttgtgtctttgttgttgtttgcatctaggtatttaatttcctctttgatttcttcagtgatctgttggttgtttagtagcatgttgtttagtctccatgtttgttttttttgcaggtttttttcttgttgatttccagtcataaagcattgtggtcagaaaagatgcttgatatgatttcagttttcttaaggtcaccaaggcttgatttgtggcccagaacgCGATctctcctagagaatgttccgtctgcacttgagaagaatgtgtattctgcagcTTTTGGATGGAAGGTTTTATAAATGCCTATTAAGTCATCttgtctaatgcatcatttaggacctgtgtttccttgttgatcttctgtctgggtgatctgtccatagctgtaagtggggtgttaaagtcccctgctattaatTGTGtcattgtcaatttctccctttaaggttattagcagttgccttgtatattgagatgatcctatgttgggtgcatatatatttacaattgttaaatcttcttcttggattgatcctttgatcattatgtaatacccttctttgtctcttataatattctttaaggtcttttttgtctgatatgagtaatgagtattgctaccccagctttcttttgattcctgtttgcatggtatattttcttccatcctcttcctttcaatttgtatgtgtccctagaagtgaagtgggtctcttgaagacagcatgtatgtgggtcttgtttttgtttccattcagccagtctgtgtcttttggttggggcatttagtgcatttacatttaaggtaattattgatatatatgctctcattgccattttagtcactgttttggattttttttttttttttggtctttttagggcagcatccacggcatgtggaggttcccaggctaggggtctaatcggggctatagctgcctgccaacaccagagccacagcaacagcagatccgagccgcttctgcaacctgcaccacagctcaaggcaacacgggatccttaacccactgagcaaggccatggttccaacccaccacctcatggttcctagttgggtttgtttctgctgtgccatgatgggaactcctggatttgtttttgttggtcttttttcttcccttcttctcttgttcgctcccttgtgatttgatgactatgttcagtgttatatttgagttgctttttcttatttgtgtgtgt
The nucleotide sequence above comes from Phacochoerus africanus isolate WHEZ1 chromosome 2, ROS_Pafr_v1, whole genome shotgun sequence. Encoded proteins:
- the CLDN20 gene encoding claudin-20; this translates as MASAGLQLLAFALALSGVSGVLTATLLPNWKVNVDAGSNIITAIVQLQGLWMDCTWYSTGMFSCSLKDSVLGLPTHVQAARAAMVLACVLSALGICTSTVGMKCTRLGGDRESKSHTCFAGGVCLVSAGISSLTPTVWYTKEIIANFLDLTVPESNKHEPGGAVYIGFISAMLLFISGLIFCTSCVKKSAEALLYPSKQQHIPISQPEDNSAYSLKDYV